Proteins from one Deinococcus fonticola genomic window:
- a CDS encoding acyl-CoA dehydrogenase family protein, with amino-acid sequence MAHHHFHPTDDQRTIISSLKAFLKDRVEPGAAERDQTSEFPFDIVRELGEMGIMGAQTPEEYGGSGLDTKTFAMIIEEVAAVDGSLCLTVASHNSLCQGHILIGGTEEQKRKYLPDLASAKKLGAWGLTEPGSGSDSGGMHSNAKEQPDGSWILNGSKNFITQGSVAGTYVVLARTDPAREGKNKNDGISAFVFNKDDVKGFSIGRKEDKLGLRSSDTAQLIFEDIHLPADALLGERGNAFKDVMKVLDGGRVGIAAMGLGLGRGAYEYAARYTLERKQFGKPIAYNQNISFRLADIDTKLEAARLLIQKAAALKDAGENFTVPVARAKLYATVVGVEACDEAIQMLGGYGYIKEYPVERMWRDNRLTRIGEGTDEVQRMVISRDVLKRFAQD; translated from the coding sequence ATGGCACACCATCACTTCCACCCCACCGATGACCAGCGCACCATCATCTCCAGCCTCAAGGCGTTCCTGAAAGACAGAGTCGAACCCGGCGCGGCAGAGCGCGACCAGACCAGCGAATTTCCGTTCGACATCGTGCGGGAACTGGGCGAAATGGGCATCATGGGCGCCCAGACTCCCGAGGAGTACGGCGGAAGCGGCCTGGACACCAAAACCTTCGCCATGATCATCGAGGAGGTGGCCGCTGTGGACGGCTCGCTGTGCCTCACTGTGGCGTCCCACAACAGCCTGTGCCAGGGCCACATCCTGATTGGCGGCACCGAAGAGCAGAAGCGAAAGTACCTGCCTGACCTTGCCAGCGCCAAGAAACTGGGCGCCTGGGGCCTGACCGAACCCGGCAGCGGCAGCGACAGCGGCGGCATGCACAGCAACGCCAAGGAGCAGCCCGACGGCAGCTGGATTCTGAACGGCAGTAAGAACTTCATTACTCAGGGCAGTGTTGCCGGAACGTACGTCGTCCTGGCGCGCACCGATCCGGCCCGCGAGGGCAAGAACAAGAATGACGGCATCAGCGCCTTCGTGTTCAACAAAGACGATGTGAAAGGCTTCAGCATTGGCCGTAAAGAAGACAAACTGGGTCTGCGCAGCAGCGACACCGCCCAGCTCATCTTCGAGGACATTCACCTGCCCGCTGACGCCCTGCTGGGTGAACGCGGCAACGCCTTCAAGGACGTCATGAAGGTGCTGGACGGCGGCCGGGTCGGCATTGCCGCCATGGGCCTGGGCCTGGGGCGCGGCGCCTACGAGTACGCCGCCAGGTATACCCTGGAGCGCAAGCAGTTCGGTAAACCCATCGCGTACAACCAGAACATCTCCTTCCGCCTGGCCGACATCGACACGAAACTTGAAGCGGCCCGCCTGCTTATCCAGAAGGCCGCCGCCCTGAAAGACGCCGGCGAGAACTTCACCGTGCCTGTCGCCCGCGCGAAACTGTACGCCACGGTGGTCGGCGTCGAGGCCTGCGACGAGGCCATTCAGATGCTCGGTGGCTACGGGTACATCAAGGAATACCCCGTGGAGCGCATGTGGCGCGACAACCGCCTCACGCGCATCGGCGAAGGCACCGACGAAGTGCAGCGCATGGTCATTTCCCGCGACGTGCTGAAACGCTTCGCGCAGGATTGA
- a CDS encoding MraY family glycosyltransferase, with amino-acid sequence MDVLKAFAQHIGIADPFGSGFLSVIITFLVALAFTWFFMPRLREFAVQAGWADMPNARRLNKEPLPNAGGLGIFVGFVVSIMVAWAIRPIHVELVNIQVLAIMLGAAIMVLTGFIDDQFNLSPLTRLLVQLLVSILLIVNGLKIDFNAIPFLPVVPDVLANPLSTLLTILWIVGLTNAVNLMDGVDGVVGGVGFVVSMVLLATAAQFTDRAAAVVVLAGLAGACMGYLRYNFNPSRIIMGDAGAYLIGFTLAAVSLLGTLKVSAGASLIVPLIVLALPVLDTTQVVIGRLARGIRNPLGHPDKTHIHHRVLARTASARRTAVILWLVALACGALGMLLQGVQLATILCTVLVVVACLWFVAHRRVRAHSRETNSRETAANPK; translated from the coding sequence ATGGATGTTCTCAAGGCGTTCGCGCAGCACATTGGCATAGCCGATCCTTTCGGGTCAGGTTTCCTCAGCGTCATCATCACGTTCCTGGTTGCTCTGGCCTTCACCTGGTTCTTCATGCCGCGCCTGCGCGAATTCGCCGTGCAGGCGGGCTGGGCCGATATGCCGAACGCCCGCCGACTCAATAAGGAACCCCTCCCCAACGCCGGGGGGCTGGGCATCTTCGTGGGGTTCGTGGTCAGCATCATGGTGGCCTGGGCGATCCGGCCTATTCACGTGGAGCTGGTCAATATTCAGGTGCTCGCCATCATGCTGGGCGCGGCCATCATGGTCTTGACCGGGTTCATTGACGACCAGTTCAACCTCTCACCCCTGACGCGCCTGCTGGTGCAATTGCTGGTGTCGATTCTGCTGATCGTCAACGGCCTGAAAATCGACTTCAACGCCATTCCCTTCCTGCCGGTGGTGCCGGACGTGCTCGCCAATCCCCTGAGCACCCTCCTGACCATCCTGTGGATCGTGGGCCTCACCAACGCCGTGAACCTGATGGACGGCGTGGACGGCGTGGTCGGCGGCGTGGGGTTCGTGGTCAGCATGGTGCTGCTGGCCACGGCGGCCCAGTTCACGGACCGGGCCGCCGCCGTGGTCGTCCTGGCGGGCCTGGCGGGCGCGTGCATGGGCTATCTGCGTTACAACTTCAACCCCAGCCGCATCATCATGGGCGACGCGGGCGCGTACCTGATCGGGTTCACGCTGGCCGCCGTGAGCCTGCTGGGCACCCTGAAAGTCAGCGCCGGGGCCAGCCTGATCGTTCCGCTGATCGTGCTGGCGCTGCCGGTGCTGGACACCACCCAGGTGGTCATCGGGCGACTGGCACGCGGCATTCGCAACCCGCTGGGCCACCCCGACAAGACGCATATTCACCACCGCGTGCTGGCCCGCACCGCCTCGGCGCGGCGCACCGCCGTGATCCTGTGGCTGGTCGCGCTGGCCTGCGGCGCGCTGGGAATGCTGCTTCAGGGCGTGCAGCTGGCGACCATCCTCTGCACCGTGCTGGTGGTGGTCGCCTGCCTGTGGTTCGTGGCGCACCGCCGCGTGCGCGCGCACAGCCGTGAAACAAACAGCCGCGAAACAGCCGCGAACCCGAAGTGA
- a CDS encoding DAK2 domain-containing protein, which produces MPWGCSVSDVQKSDPKKTISAAELAQALRYATDWLGVYREQVNALNVYPVPDGDTGTNMHLTMQSVRRELDTADQNSMAAVAKAISYGALLGARGNSGVILSQLLKGFSEAIRDSKELDAKTLGKAFQAAQKSGYGAVMKPVEGTILTVARGIAEGAQKGDTPDQVLENAAIKGQELLDRTPDMLPALKQAGVIDSGGQGYLYLVQGMLGSLRGDKLPPAPEVTEYAQQQFENEEFGFCTEFLMSDATKPVEEIRELVSPFGDSLLVVGAEGYVKGHIHTNEPDQLLATVGRYGKMIKTKVEDMAEQHTEILGMAGAAARAEEEIPPSGLVAVANGYGLVKLFRSLGARIVSGGQTANPSVQDIVDAVKSVSAEKVIILPNNKNVQMAAEKAMELMEGRAVVIPTKTMGQGIGAALNFQPDTPADELVEGMTGGAMNVTTFEITRASRTTNITTKLGDTLDIAEGDVIGLMDDELVHAGGTPEDAVLSMLNRHFSGQEIVTVFGGPQKTEEDLEQLAEQIKKDFAMLEVEPHAGGPDLYDYLVTLE; this is translated from the coding sequence ATGCCGTGGGGGTGCAGCGTGTCTGACGTGCAGAAAAGTGATCCGAAGAAGACCATTTCGGCGGCGGAGCTGGCGCAGGCGCTGCGGTATGCGACGGACTGGCTGGGCGTGTACCGCGAGCAGGTGAACGCCCTGAACGTCTACCCGGTGCCGGACGGTGACACCGGCACGAATATGCACCTGACCATGCAGTCGGTACGGCGCGAGCTGGACACCGCCGACCAGAACAGCATGGCGGCAGTGGCGAAGGCCATCAGTTACGGGGCGCTGCTGGGCGCACGCGGGAACAGTGGCGTGATCCTGTCACAGCTTCTGAAAGGCTTCTCCGAGGCCATCCGCGACAGCAAGGAACTGGACGCCAAAACACTCGGGAAGGCGTTCCAGGCCGCGCAGAAAAGCGGTTATGGAGCCGTGATGAAACCTGTTGAAGGCACCATCCTGACCGTAGCACGCGGCATCGCCGAGGGCGCGCAGAAAGGTGACACGCCCGATCAGGTGCTGGAAAACGCTGCCATCAAGGGGCAGGAGTTGCTGGACAGGACGCCCGACATGCTCCCCGCGCTGAAGCAGGCGGGCGTGATCGACAGCGGCGGTCAGGGTTACCTGTACCTCGTTCAGGGCATGCTGGGCAGCCTGCGCGGCGACAAGCTCCCGCCCGCCCCGGAAGTCACGGAGTACGCGCAGCAGCAGTTCGAGAACGAGGAATTCGGTTTCTGCACCGAGTTCCTGATGTCGGACGCCACCAAGCCCGTCGAGGAAATCCGCGAACTGGTCAGCCCCTTTGGGGACAGCCTGCTGGTCGTGGGCGCGGAGGGGTACGTGAAGGGCCACATCCACACCAACGAACCTGACCAACTGCTGGCCACGGTGGGCCGTTACGGCAAGATGATCAAGACCAAGGTCGAGGACATGGCCGAGCAGCACACCGAGATTCTGGGCATGGCCGGGGCCGCCGCCCGCGCCGAGGAGGAAATTCCCCCGTCCGGCCTGGTCGCGGTGGCCAACGGGTACGGTCTGGTGAAACTGTTCCGCAGCCTGGGCGCACGCATCGTTTCCGGGGGGCAGACTGCCAACCCCAGCGTGCAGGACATCGTGGACGCCGTGAAAAGCGTCAGCGCCGAGAAGGTCATCATTCTGCCCAACAACAAGAACGTGCAGATGGCCGCCGAGAAAGCCATGGAACTGATGGAAGGCCGCGCCGTAGTCATTCCCACGAAAACGATGGGCCAGGGCATCGGCGCAGCCCTCAACTTCCAGCCGGACACGCCCGCCGACGAACTGGTGGAGGGCATGACGGGCGGCGCGATGAACGTCACCACCTTCGAGATCACGCGGGCCAGCCGCACCACCAACATCACCACCAAACTCGGGGACACGCTGGACATTGCCGAGGGCGACGTGATCGGCCTGATGGACGACGAACTCGTCCACGCGGGCGGAACCCCCGAGGACGCCGTGCTGAGCATGCTGAACCGCCACTTCAGCGGCCAGGAGATCGTGACCGTATTCGGCGGCCCGCAGAAAACCGAGGAAGACCTGGAGCAACTTGCCGAGCAGATCAAAAAGGACTTCGCCATGCTGGAAGTCGAGCCGCACGCGGGCGGGCCGGATCTGTATGATTACCTGGTGACACTGGAGTAA
- the tdh gene encoding L-threonine 3-dehydrogenase gives MQALSKLKSEVGIWPVEAPLPSVGPNDLLIKIRKSSICGTDVHIYKWDEWAQKTIPVPMIVGHEYVGVVVGMGSEVGGFQVGDRVSGEGHVTCGHCRNCRAGRRHLCRNTQGIGVNRQGSFAEYLVLPAFNAFKLPDDIPDDIAAIFDPFGNAVHTALSFDLVGEDVLITGAGPIGVMAAAVARHVGARNVVITDVNEYRLDLARRVGVTRAVNVAQEDLWTVAKDELDMHEGFDVGLEMSGSGPAFAQMVRVMNNGGKIALLGIPSGDVSIDWNDVIFKMLTIKGIYGREMFETWYKMAALIQSGLDLTPIITHHYPIQDYQKGFDAMLSGQSGKVILNWGE, from the coding sequence ATGCAGGCGCTTTCCAAGCTGAAGTCCGAAGTCGGCATCTGGCCGGTCGAGGCGCCGCTGCCCAGCGTGGGCCCGAACGACCTGCTGATTAAAATTCGCAAGTCCAGCATCTGTGGCACCGATGTTCACATCTACAAGTGGGACGAGTGGGCGCAGAAAACCATTCCCGTGCCCATGATCGTCGGTCACGAGTACGTGGGCGTGGTCGTCGGCATGGGTTCCGAGGTGGGCGGCTTCCAGGTGGGCGACCGGGTCAGCGGCGAGGGCCACGTCACCTGCGGGCACTGCCGCAACTGCCGCGCCGGACGCCGCCACCTGTGCCGCAACACGCAGGGCATCGGCGTGAACCGCCAGGGCAGCTTCGCCGAGTACCTGGTGCTGCCGGCCTTCAATGCCTTCAAACTCCCGGACGACATTCCCGACGATATCGCCGCCATTTTCGACCCCTTCGGCAACGCCGTGCACACCGCCCTGAGTTTCGACCTGGTGGGCGAGGACGTGCTGATCACCGGGGCCGGCCCAATCGGGGTGATGGCCGCCGCCGTCGCCAGGCATGTCGGGGCGCGCAACGTGGTGATTACCGACGTGAACGAGTACCGCCTCGACCTGGCCCGCAGGGTGGGCGTGACCCGTGCCGTCAACGTCGCCCAGGAAGACCTGTGGACAGTGGCGAAAGACGAACTGGACATGCACGAGGGCTTCGACGTGGGCCTGGAAATGAGCGGCTCGGGGCCCGCCTTCGCGCAGATGGTACGGGTGATGAACAACGGCGGCAAAATTGCCCTGCTGGGCATTCCCAGCGGCGACGTGAGCATCGACTGGAACGACGTGATTTTCAAGATGCTGACCATCAAGGGTATCTACGGCCGCGAGATGTTCGAAACCTGGTACAAGATGGCTGCCCTGATCCAGTCCGGCCTCGACCTGACTCCCATCATCACGCACCACTATCCCATTCAGGATTACCAGAAAGGCTTCGACGCCATGCTCAGCGGCCAGAGCGGCAAGGTCATCCTGAACTGGGGGGAGTAG
- a CDS encoding Asp23/Gls24 family envelope stress response protein, which yields MSGSIQITEAALASLIGLTAHEIPGVVGMAPANLKEGLSRVLGRANASDGVLIGKEGGKFTADVFIVAAYGVSIPTVARNIAERVEHVCKTQAAIDLSAVRVHAVGVQRV from the coding sequence GTGAGTGGTTCTATTCAGATTACAGAGGCGGCCCTGGCCTCCTTGATCGGCCTGACGGCCCACGAGATTCCCGGCGTGGTGGGCATGGCCCCCGCGAACCTGAAGGAAGGCCTTTCGCGCGTGCTGGGCCGCGCCAACGCGTCCGACGGCGTGCTGATCGGCAAGGAAGGCGGGAAGTTCACGGCGGACGTGTTCATCGTGGCGGCTTACGGCGTCAGCATTCCCACGGTGGCCCGCAACATTGCCGAGCGCGTGGAGCACGTCTGCAAGACGCAGGCGGCCATCGACCTGAGTGCGGTGCGGGTGCATGCCGTGGGGGTGCAGCGTGTCTGA
- a CDS encoding NADAR domain-containing protein: MTQTTDHLFFYRACHPFSNFHPSPFVVGGQLFQTAEQYIMWRKAGEFNDLESTEAILQAKTPAECKELGRRVKGFDKTHWAQVREQLAFEAMWHKFRGNQKLRDFLLNTGDLILVEASPSDRIWGIGFSEQDAREHPDQWGLNSLGKALMQTREQLRSN, encoded by the coding sequence ATGACGCAGACAACTGACCATCTGTTTTTCTACCGCGCCTGCCACCCGTTCTCCAATTTTCACCCTTCCCCATTTGTCGTGGGCGGCCAACTGTTTCAGACCGCCGAACAGTACATCATGTGGCGCAAAGCGGGCGAGTTTAACGACCTGGAGAGCACCGAGGCCATTTTGCAGGCCAAAACGCCCGCCGAGTGCAAGGAACTCGGCCGCCGCGTGAAGGGCTTCGACAAAACTCACTGGGCGCAGGTTCGGGAGCAATTGGCCTTCGAGGCCATGTGGCACAAGTTCCGGGGAAACCAGAAGCTCCGGGATTTCCTGCTGAACACTGGAGATTTGATTCTGGTCGAAGCGTCGCCCAGTGACCGCATCTGGGGCATCGGCTTCAGCGAGCAGGATGCCAGGGAACACCCAGATCAATGGGGACTGAACAGCCTCGGCAAAGCGCTGATGCAGACACGCGAGCAACTGAGAAGCAACTAA
- the rsr gene encoding RNA-binding protein Rsr: MKNLLNAINPRHLINGGRKQTERLDVRQVVNNAGGYVYQISDEARLTRFLVLGTDGGTFYATQQKHTVQATEFLRELVQRDAALALRVTLDVVRGNRAPKADPALLVLALVAKTAPDAADRKAAWDALPEAARTGTMLLHFLAFADALGGWGRLTRRGVAKVYETADVDKLALWAVKYKARDGWAQADALRKAHPKTDDAARNAVLKFMVDGVLPETLSTDAQAPALRVIDGHLKAMQAKNDAEAAALMREYRLPLEAVPTHVRGAEVYRAALDTNGLTWLLRNLGNLGRVGVLTLNDPEVRRMVIDRITDPAALKRGRIHPLDALKARLVYAQGRGVKGKGEWTPVPQVVDALEEAFYLAFGNVQPANTRHLLALDVSGSMTWGEVAGVPGLTPNMAAAAMSLVALRTEPEAFTVGFADRFRALGVTPRDTLESAMRKAQASSFGATDCAQPMLWAAQEKLNVDTFVVYTDNETWAGNVHPKVALDQYAQKMGTAPKLIVVGLTATEFSIADPGRTDMLDVVGFDTAAPGVMAEFAKGTL, encoded by the coding sequence ATGAAGAACCTACTGAACGCCATCAACCCGCGCCACCTGATCAACGGGGGCCGCAAGCAGACCGAACGCCTCGACGTGCGCCAGGTCGTGAACAACGCGGGCGGCTACGTCTACCAGATCAGCGACGAGGCCCGCCTGACGCGCTTTCTGGTGCTCGGCACCGACGGCGGTACCTTCTACGCCACTCAACAGAAGCACACCGTGCAGGCCACCGAATTCCTGCGTGAACTGGTGCAGCGTGACGCCGCCCTGGCCCTGCGCGTGACGCTGGACGTGGTGCGCGGCAACCGTGCGCCGAAGGCCGACCCCGCCTTGCTGGTGCTGGCCCTGGTCGCCAAGACCGCGCCGGACGCCGCCGACCGCAAGGCCGCCTGGGACGCGCTGCCCGAAGCCGCCCGTACCGGGACGATGCTGCTGCACTTCCTGGCTTTTGCCGACGCGCTGGGGGGCTGGGGCCGCCTGACCCGCCGGGGTGTGGCGAAGGTGTACGAAACGGCGGACGTGGACAAGCTGGCGCTGTGGGCCGTGAAGTACAAGGCCCGCGACGGCTGGGCGCAGGCCGACGCGCTGCGCAAGGCCCACCCCAAGACCGATGACGCGGCCCGCAACGCCGTGCTGAAGTTCATGGTCGACGGTGTGCTGCCCGAAACGCTGAGTACGGATGCCCAGGCTCCAGCCCTGCGCGTGATTGACGGCCACCTGAAAGCCATGCAGGCCAAGAATGATGCCGAAGCCGCCGCGCTGATGCGCGAGTACCGCCTGCCGCTGGAAGCCGTACCCACGCACGTTCGCGGGGCAGAGGTGTACCGCGCGGCGCTCGACACCAACGGCCTGACCTGGCTGCTGCGGAACCTCGGCAACCTGGGCCGGGTGGGCGTGCTGACGCTGAACGACCCGGAAGTCCGCCGGATGGTGATTGACCGCATTACCGACCCCGCCGCGCTGAAGCGTGGCCGCATCCACCCGCTGGACGCCCTGAAGGCCCGGCTGGTGTACGCGCAGGGTCGCGGCGTGAAGGGCAAAGGCGAGTGGACGCCCGTGCCGCAGGTCGTGGACGCACTGGAAGAAGCCTTCTACCTGGCTTTCGGAAACGTACAGCCTGCGAACACCCGGCACCTGCTGGCGCTGGACGTGTCGGGCAGCATGACCTGGGGCGAGGTGGCGGGCGTGCCCGGACTGACGCCCAACATGGCCGCCGCCGCCATGAGCCTGGTGGCGCTGCGCACCGAACCCGAAGCCTTCACCGTGGGCTTTGCCGACCGCTTCCGCGCCCTGGGCGTCACGCCCCGCGACACACTGGAAAGCGCCATGCGCAAGGCGCAGGCCAGCAGCTTCGGCGCGACCGACTGCGCCCAGCCGATGCTGTGGGCGGCTCAGGAAAAGCTGAACGTGGACACCTTCGTGGTCTACACCGACAACGAAACCTGGGCCGGGAATGTCCACCCGAAAGTCGCGCTGGATCAGTACGCGCAGAAAATGGGCACGGCGCCGAAGCTGATCGTGGTCGGCCTGACCGCCACCGAATTCAGCATTGCCGACCCTGGGCGCACCGACATGCTGGACGTGGTGGGGTTCGACACCGCCGCGCCAGGGGTGATGGCCGAATTCGCCAAGGGCACACTCTGA
- a CDS encoding MarR family winged helix-turn-helix transcriptional regulator, with amino-acid sequence MSHDLGGLSDIPAENREAALQLGHALKCLHKHISSKVMRGMQAELIELDLSFSQMTALHVLRARGSVTVTQLSERTRLSLPAASHLVERLVQRGLAQREENPENRREKVVQLTQAGLGALSGMDSGFVRAYVETFATLPPELIRATTQNMELLLSALDLADAPCLPEPSLKNPEETP; translated from the coding sequence ATGTCCCACGATTTAGGCGGGCTCTCCGATATCCCCGCCGAGAACCGCGAGGCGGCGCTGCAACTGGGCCACGCCCTCAAGTGCCTGCACAAGCACATCAGCAGCAAGGTGATGCGCGGCATGCAGGCGGAACTCATCGAACTCGACCTGTCGTTCTCGCAGATGACCGCCCTGCACGTGCTGCGGGCGCGGGGCAGCGTGACCGTCACGCAGCTTTCGGAGCGCACGCGCCTGAGCCTGCCCGCCGCCAGCCACCTGGTCGAGCGCCTGGTGCAGCGCGGCCTGGCGCAGCGTGAGGAAAACCCCGAAAATCGCCGCGAGAAGGTCGTGCAACTCACGCAGGCGGGCCTGGGTGCCCTGAGCGGCATGGACAGCGGTTTCGTGCGGGCCTACGTGGAAACCTTCGCCACCCTGCCACCCGAGCTGATTCGCGCCACCACCCAGAACATGGAGCTGCTGCTCAGCGCCCTTGACCTCGCCGATGCCCCTTGCCTTCCCGAGCCCTCCCTGAAAAACCCCGAGGAAACCCCATGA
- a CDS encoding MDR family MFS transporter has protein sequence MTTPTHAPPEGHIDYSKTLDHRTKMIILFGVLLGLFLSALDQTIVGTAMPRIIAELKGLNLYSWVTTAYLLANTALVPIYGKLSDLYGRKPILMFGIVVFLIGSALCGMSGEAFLGNLFGGPMMQLVVFRGLQGAGGAALGSVAFAIIADLFEPADRPKYQGLFGAVFGLSSVIGPLAGGWLTDHVSWRWVFYVNLPLGIVALLFLWFKMPRLASGLKASIDWVGAFLILVFAVPLLLALTWGADGNYAWGSPTILGMFALSAAALLAFLFVESRHPSPIIPLKLFQNPTFAWGSLARFMFGAAFMGAVLFLSLYLVQVQGVSATKAGTATIPLTFGLIAGAIGSGQIASRMGRYKPLMLIGLMAMMLGFWWLSTLNADTSYSSVIVRMILLGLGIGPAMPLYTTALQLSVKPWEIGVATSSGQFFQQMGSTIGVAVFGAVLTSGLTANLGKAFTEQASANTGTVATTLKSIGDKIVSGEGTGGGTVDRNATPESSEQIRTRFTALRQNMTRAIQTGDRAAVNAVASDKFVQSLPADVQKQFTGIPAGGVSAAVKSGFAQTYAAIESAVNSGDINRVKAVAANPQLPAQLRASLSSIPAPALASPQGRAQILAGIKQGLDAGAAQAAASTEQQALDQALKGIDDGEKISLASTRAAKVAFADTVAHIYLYCIGVAFLALLATLMMPNLSMPKRQKGEQVAPAHVEI, from the coding sequence ATGACCACCCCCACCCACGCGCCCCCAGAAGGGCATATCGACTACTCCAAGACGCTGGATCACCGCACCAAGATGATCATCCTGTTCGGGGTGCTGCTGGGCCTGTTCCTCTCGGCCCTCGACCAGACCATCGTGGGCACCGCCATGCCGCGCATCATTGCCGAGTTGAAGGGCCTGAACCTGTACTCCTGGGTCACCACCGCCTACCTGCTGGCGAACACCGCGCTGGTGCCCATCTACGGCAAACTCTCCGACCTGTACGGTCGCAAACCCATTCTGATGTTCGGCATCGTGGTGTTCCTGATCGGGTCGGCGCTGTGCGGCATGTCCGGCGAAGCCTTCCTGGGCAACCTTTTCGGTGGCCCGATGATGCAGCTCGTGGTGTTCCGGGGGCTGCAGGGCGCGGGCGGTGCGGCGCTGGGCTCGGTGGCCTTCGCTATCATCGCCGACCTGTTCGAGCCGGCTGATCGGCCCAAGTACCAGGGCCTCTTCGGCGCGGTGTTCGGCCTCAGCAGCGTCATCGGCCCGCTGGCCGGCGGCTGGCTGACCGACCACGTCTCGTGGCGCTGGGTGTTCTACGTGAACCTGCCGCTGGGCATCGTGGCCCTGCTGTTCCTGTGGTTCAAGATGCCGCGTCTTGCCAGCGGCCTGAAAGCCAGCATCGACTGGGTGGGGGCCTTCCTGATCCTGGTGTTCGCGGTGCCGCTGCTGCTGGCGCTGACCTGGGGCGCGGACGGCAACTACGCCTGGGGCAGTCCCACCATCCTGGGAATGTTCGCCCTGAGTGCCGCGGCCCTGCTGGCCTTCCTGTTCGTGGAGAGCCGCCACCCCAGTCCCATCATTCCCCTCAAGCTGTTCCAGAACCCGACCTTCGCCTGGGGCAGCCTGGCCCGCTTCATGTTCGGCGCGGCGTTCATGGGCGCGGTGCTGTTCCTGAGCCTGTACCTGGTGCAGGTACAGGGCGTCAGCGCCACCAAAGCCGGCACCGCCACCATTCCGCTGACCTTCGGCCTGATCGCGGGGGCCATCGGCAGCGGGCAGATCGCCAGCCGCATGGGCAGGTACAAGCCCCTGATGCTGATTGGCCTCATGGCCATGATGCTGGGCTTCTGGTGGCTCTCGACCCTGAACGCCGACACCAGCTACAGCAGCGTGATTGTGCGCATGATCCTGCTGGGCCTGGGCATCGGCCCGGCCATGCCGCTCTACACCACCGCCCTGCAGCTCTCGGTCAAGCCCTGGGAAATCGGCGTGGCCACCAGCAGCGGGCAGTTCTTCCAGCAGATGGGCAGCACCATCGGCGTGGCTGTGTTCGGCGCGGTGCTCACCAGCGGCCTGACCGCCAACCTGGGGAAAGCCTTTACCGAGCAGGCCAGCGCCAACACCGGCACCGTGGCCACCACCCTGAAAAGCATCGGGGACAAGATAGTCAGCGGCGAAGGCACTGGCGGCGGTACCGTCGACCGCAACGCCACGCCTGAGAGCAGCGAGCAGATCAGAACCCGCTTTACCGCGCTGCGTCAGAACATGACCAGAGCCATCCAGACCGGGGACAGGGCCGCCGTGAACGCGGTTGCCAGCGACAAGTTCGTGCAGTCGCTGCCCGCCGACGTGCAAAAACAGTTCACGGGCATTCCGGCAGGGGGCGTATCGGCCGCCGTCAAGAGCGGATTCGCGCAGACCTATGCCGCTATTGAAAGCGCCGTGAACAGCGGTGACATCAACCGCGTCAAGGCCGTGGCCGCCAACCCGCAACTGCCCGCCCAACTGCGCGCGAGCCTGAGCAGCATTCCGGCGCCGGCCCTGGCCAGCCCACAGGGCCGCGCCCAGATTCTGGCGGGCATCAAGCAGGGTCTGGATGCCGGCGCAGCGCAGGCCGCCGCCAGCACCGAGCAACAGGCGCTCGATCAGGCCCTGAAAGGCATCGACGACGGCGAGAAGATCTCGCTGGCCAGTACCCGCGCCGCCAAAGTCGCCTTCGCGGACACGGTGGCCCACATCTACCTGTACTGCATCGGCGTGGCCTTCCTGGCGCTGCTCGCCACGCTGATGATGCCCAACCTCAGCATGCCCAAACGCCAGAAGGGCGAGCAGGTGGCCCCGGCGCACGTGGAGATCTGA